In Janthinobacterium sp. J1-1, a single genomic region encodes these proteins:
- a CDS encoding lysozyme inhibitor LprI family protein: MKKFMLALLLCASGSAFANSACDTPRNDFDGLYCLNKVYQEADKELNANYKKLAAKLDANGKQTLKSGQLSWINERNQSCSKKDGTGFYVNLDCATNTTIQRAQFLQDRFRECSSSGCQNSKLQ; this comes from the coding sequence ATGAAAAAATTCATGCTCGCCTTGCTGCTGTGTGCTTCCGGCTCCGCCTTCGCCAACTCCGCCTGCGATACGCCGCGCAACGATTTCGACGGCCTGTATTGCCTGAACAAGGTGTACCAGGAAGCGGACAAGGAGCTGAACGCCAACTACAAGAAACTGGCCGCGAAACTCGACGCCAACGGCAAGCAGACCCTGAAGTCGGGCCAGCTGTCGTGGATCAACGAGCGCAACCAGAGCTGCTCGAAAAAGGACGGCACGGGTTTCTATGTGAACCTCGATTGCGCCACCAATACCACCATCCAGCGCGCGCAATTCCTGCAGGACCGCTTCCGCGAGTGTTCGAGCTCGGGCTGCCAGAACAGCAAGCTGCAGTAA
- the mgrA gene encoding L-glyceraldehyde 3-phosphate reductase, whose amino-acid sequence MTYHAAENRYEQMQYRTCGRSGLKLPLLSLGLWHNFGDSTSLAVQRDMLRTAFDLGITHFDLANNYGPPYGSAESNFGKLLRDDFLPYRDELIISTKAGWDMWPGPYGQGGGSRKYVLASLDQSLKRLGLDYVDIFYSHRYDADTPLEETMGALATAVQQGKALYVGLSSYSPQKTAEAAALLRDWKVPCLIHQPSYNMLNRWIEDDGLLDTLEQEGMGCITFTALAQGLLSDKYLDGVPQDARINRPGGGSMTKEHLSAENLARVRGLNQIAAARGQSLAQMALAWVLRDPRVTTTLIGASSSAQIRENVAALQQLGFTEEELRAIDVQAREGHINLWEGPSKAK is encoded by the coding sequence ATGACCTATCACGCCGCCGAGAACCGCTATGAACAGATGCAATATCGCACCTGCGGGCGCAGCGGACTGAAACTGCCGCTGCTGTCGCTGGGCCTGTGGCACAACTTCGGCGACAGCACCAGCCTGGCCGTGCAGCGCGACATGCTGCGCACGGCGTTTGACCTGGGCATTACCCATTTCGACCTGGCCAACAATTACGGCCCGCCGTATGGCAGCGCGGAAAGCAATTTCGGCAAGCTGCTGCGCGACGATTTTCTGCCGTACCGCGATGAGCTGATCATTTCCACCAAGGCCGGCTGGGACATGTGGCCCGGCCCGTATGGCCAGGGCGGCGGCTCGCGCAAATACGTGCTGGCCAGCCTGGACCAGAGCCTGAAGCGCCTGGGCCTGGACTATGTCGACATCTTTTATTCGCACCGCTACGACGCCGACACGCCGCTGGAAGAAACCATGGGCGCGCTGGCCACCGCCGTACAGCAGGGCAAGGCGCTGTATGTGGGCCTGTCCTCGTATTCGCCGCAGAAGACGGCCGAAGCGGCGGCCTTGCTGCGCGACTGGAAAGTACCGTGTTTGATCCACCAGCCGTCGTACAACATGCTCAACCGCTGGATCGAGGACGACGGCCTGCTCGACACGCTTGAACAGGAAGGCATGGGCTGCATCACCTTCACGGCGCTGGCGCAAGGCCTGCTGAGCGACAAATACCTGGACGGCGTGCCGCAGGATGCGCGCATCAACCGCCCCGGCGGCGGCTCGATGACCAAGGAACACCTGAGCGCGGAAAACCTGGCCAGGGTGCGCGGCCTGAACCAGATCGCCGCCGCACGCGGCCAGAGCCTGGCGCAGATGGCGCTGGCCTGGGTGCTGCGCGACCCGCGCGTGACCACCACCCTGATCGGCGCGAGCAGCAGCGCGCAGATCCGCGAAAACGTGGCGGCGCTGCAGCAGCTGGGCTTTACGGAAGAAGAGCTGCGCGCCATCGATGTGCAGGCGCGCGAGGGGCATATCAATCTGTGGGAGGGGCCGTCAAAGGCCAAATAA
- a CDS encoding efflux transporter outer membrane subunit, with translation MSLSRRLLAASLALALGACADMGHIAPQAVLADAHVLDGGRTNEAASAAIDWPRAEWWQALRDPQLDRLMQQALADSPTLRGAQARVRQAEALAGAAEDKTRPQADASVSINRELYSQHGSTPAPLAGNYAWRNQATVTASYDLDLWGRNRAALAAALGDVQLASAESQMARLALETALVRTYIQLSYEFTLQDVIQNSLAQRARILDITKRRRQAGIGTEIDVAQIETTLPAGLRQLEQANESLALLRNQLAALSGKGPSAGSALTRPVLRLDHPLAIPAALPADLIGRRPDIAAQRWRVEAAAKRIDAAKAEFYPNVNLVAFAGFQAFGFSHFLDANSQVRGASPALSLPIFAGARLRAQLGSQTAVYDGAVEQYNATVINAMADVANAVTKAQSLQKQHALTQQALATAQRARDLAEQAYKAGMSDAINMLNTQVALLAEQQQQAQNGASELDLYVSLMNALGGGI, from the coding sequence ATGTCATTGTCCCGCCGTCTGCTGGCCGCCAGCCTGGCCCTTGCCCTTGGCGCTTGCGCCGACATGGGCCATATCGCGCCGCAAGCGGTGCTGGCGGACGCGCACGTTCTCGATGGCGGCAGGACGAATGAGGCGGCCAGCGCCGCCATAGACTGGCCGCGCGCCGAATGGTGGCAAGCGCTGCGGGACCCGCAGCTGGACCGCCTGATGCAGCAGGCGCTGGCCGACAGCCCCACCCTGCGCGGCGCCCAGGCGCGCGTGCGCCAGGCCGAAGCGCTGGCCGGCGCGGCCGAGGACAAGACCCGGCCACAGGCGGACGCCAGCGTGTCGATCAACCGCGAACTGTATTCGCAGCATGGCAGTACGCCGGCCCCGCTGGCCGGCAACTATGCCTGGCGCAACCAGGCCACCGTCACCGCCTCCTATGACCTGGACCTGTGGGGCCGCAACCGCGCCGCGCTGGCCGCCGCCCTGGGCGACGTGCAACTGGCCTCGGCCGAATCGCAGATGGCCCGCCTCGCCCTGGAAACAGCCCTGGTGCGCACCTATATCCAGCTGTCGTACGAATTCACCTTGCAGGACGTGATACAAAACAGCCTGGCGCAGCGCGCGCGCATTCTCGACATTACCAAGCGCCGCCGCCAGGCCGGCATCGGCACCGAGATCGACGTGGCGCAGATCGAAACCACCCTGCCGGCCGGCCTGCGCCAGCTGGAGCAGGCCAATGAATCGCTGGCCCTGCTGCGCAACCAGCTGGCGGCGCTGTCGGGCAAGGGCCCGTCGGCCGGTAGCGCGCTCACGCGCCCGGTGCTGCGGCTGGATCACCCGCTGGCGATACCCGCGGCCCTGCCGGCCGACCTGATCGGCCGCCGTCCCGATATCGCCGCCCAGCGCTGGCGGGTGGAAGCGGCCGCCAAGCGCATCGACGCGGCCAAGGCCGAGTTTTATCCGAACGTCAACCTGGTGGCGTTTGCCGGTTTCCAGGCCTTCGGTTTCAGCCATTTCCTGGACGCCAATTCGCAGGTGCGCGGCGCCTCGCCGGCGCTGAGCCTGCCGATCTTTGCCGGCGCCCGTCTGCGCGCCCAGCTGGGCAGCCAGACGGCCGTGTATGACGGCGCCGTCGAGCAGTACAACGCCACCGTGATCAACGCCATGGCGGACGTCGCCAACGCCGTGACGAAAGCGCAGTCGCTGCAAAAGCAGCACGCCTTGACGCAGCAGGCGCTGGCCACGGCGCAGCGCGCGCGCGACCTGGCCGAACAGGCCTACAAGGCCGGCATGAGCGACGCCATCAACATGCTCAACACGCAAGTGGCGCTGCTGGCGGAACAACAGCAGCAGGCACAGAACGGCGCCAGCGAACTCGACCTCTATGTTTCCCTGATGAATGCACTCGGAGGCGGAATTTAG
- a CDS encoding MarR family transcriptional regulator produces the protein MTAFDATSKRLQHIRTRMPAFPLELMRLLRMTYHIQKGMKDLTNAALRKHDLVDASYMVLAVLYGTEDETSSAAVLGMACHEKPANLTRVCNDLETRGLIHRGTRPGDRRSVMISLTDQGRALIETALPDVYAETSTLYEGFTEEELQVLDKLYVRQLRNLNNINNPA, from the coding sequence ATGACAGCATTTGATGCCACCTCGAAGCGGCTGCAACATATCCGCACGCGCATGCCGGCGTTCCCCCTGGAACTGATGCGCCTGCTGCGCATGACGTATCACATCCAGAAAGGCATGAAGGACCTGACCAATGCGGCGTTGAGAAAGCATGACCTGGTCGATGCCAGCTACATGGTGCTGGCCGTGCTGTACGGCACGGAAGACGAAACGTCGAGCGCCGCCGTGCTGGGCATGGCCTGCCATGAAAAGCCGGCCAACCTGACGCGCGTGTGCAATGACCTGGAAACGCGCGGGCTGATCCACCGTGGCACGCGCCCCGGCGACCGTCGCTCGGTGATGATTTCGCTGACCGACCAGGGCCGCGCCCTGATCGAGACGGCGCTGCCGGACGTGTATGCGGAAACCTCGACGCTGTATGAAGGCTTTACCGAAGAAGAGCTGCAAGTGCTCGACAAGCTGTACGTGCGCCAGTTGCGCAACCTGAACAATATCAACAACCCTGCCTGA
- a CDS encoding DUF4148 domain-containing protein codes for MQAKSLAAVLLAVAASSAFAQSAAPAASTQLTRADVTAEYIRARNAGEIATSEADYPKTPATAASTVTREQVMNEFYAARKAGQIPQTEADFDIAQTRHHVVK; via the coding sequence ATGCAAGCCAAATCACTCGCAGCAGTATTGCTGGCCGTCGCCGCCTCGTCGGCTTTTGCCCAAAGCGCAGCGCCAGCCGCCAGCACCCAACTGACACGCGCCGACGTCACGGCCGAATATATCCGTGCTCGCAACGCCGGCGAAATCGCCACCAGCGAAGCCGACTATCCTAAAACCCCTGCCACCGCCGCCAGCACCGTGACGCGCGAACAGGTCATGAACGAGTTCTACGCCGCCCGCAAGGCTGGCCAGATCCCGCAGACGGAAGCCGATTTCGATATCGCGCAGACGCGTCACCATGTCGTCAAATAA
- a CDS encoding substrate-binding domain-containing protein, translated as MNDTHHAAPPSTLLDVARQAGVSPSTVSRILNGTARVSDDKRDAVLAAIAHMKFAPNQMAQGLKKGRSMTIGIVVQDISSPFFDESLRGVDDGLKGTGYASVIVSGHWNAQEEADRIRLLLARKVDGIILLSGRISDQSVLDFAQQRPIVSTGRQIATHNAIGFKLDNEYGAWLAVRHLIELGHRRIAFVSGPANNSDAAERLTGYTRALREADIALDPKLMAEGDFHEASGMLAVNHLFDTQQQFTAVFAANDLSAYGVRLCLYRKGIRVPDDISLVGFDDLPGSSYTTPPLTTIRQPLYDIGRIATESLLGLINGEAVRATLPPLELVVRETTRRVR; from the coding sequence TTGAACGACACCCACCACGCCGCCCCTCCCTCCACCCTGCTCGACGTGGCGCGCCAGGCCGGCGTGTCGCCCAGCACCGTCTCGCGCATCCTGAACGGCACGGCCAGGGTCTCGGACGACAAGCGCGACGCGGTGCTGGCGGCGATCGCGCACATGAAGTTCGCCCCCAACCAGATGGCGCAGGGCCTGAAAAAGGGCCGTTCGATGACGATCGGCATCGTGGTGCAGGATATCTCGAGCCCGTTCTTCGACGAGAGCCTGCGCGGCGTCGACGATGGCCTGAAAGGCACCGGCTACGCCTCGGTGATCGTCAGCGGCCACTGGAATGCACAGGAAGAGGCGGACCGCATCCGCCTGCTGCTGGCAAGGAAGGTTGACGGCATCATCCTGTTGTCGGGCCGTATCTCGGACCAGAGCGTGCTCGATTTTGCCCAGCAGCGCCCGATCGTTTCGACCGGCCGCCAGATCGCCACGCACAATGCGATCGGCTTCAAGCTCGACAACGAATACGGCGCCTGGCTGGCGGTGCGCCACCTGATCGAACTGGGCCACCGCCGCATCGCCTTTGTGTCGGGCCCGGCCAACAACAGCGACGCCGCCGAACGCCTGACCGGCTACACCAGGGCGTTGCGCGAAGCCGATATCGCACTCGACCCGAAACTGATGGCCGAAGGCGATTTCCACGAAGCGAGCGGCATGCTGGCGGTGAACCACCTGTTCGACACGCAGCAGCAATTCACGGCCGTCTTCGCCGCCAACGACCTGTCCGCCTATGGCGTGCGCCTGTGCCTGTACCGCAAGGGCATCCGCGTGCCCGACGATATCTCGCTGGTCGGTTTCGATGACCTGCCGGGATCGTCGTACACCACGCCGCCTTTGACCACCATCCGCCAGCCGCTGTACGACATCGGCCGCATCGCCACCGAGTCGCTGCTGGGCCTGATCAACGGCGAAGCCGTGCGGGCAACCCTTCCGCCGCTCGAACTGGTGGTGCGCGAAACCACGCGCCGGGTGCGCTGA
- a CDS encoding CHAD domain-containing protein, with amino-acid sequence MEVELKLLLDPQHAARLREHPLLAHHATQEPVLLAMHDVYVDTPDLQLCRHQAGLRVRHIDGAWVQTLKAGGSVRGGLHSRYEWESAVAGAAPDLDALDALIKGKQPVRALLRQDAVRANLQTVFGTRIERTVWQLATPQGDLVECVLDQGVIEHGSADSMRSVPVSEVELELKAGRQAALFDIALALLQEVPLWIGQASKAERGYRLAAGLPVKAVKAQPLILKDKLSVQQGFLAIAANCLEQVSANQDGVASSEDVESLHQMRVGLRRLRSVLSLFKPLLALPEDLQADLDWLVAKLGAARDWDVLVLDTLAPCEGEVDADTLAPLSEAAREEARAAHAQAAEALADVRYTRLMLGLQRWLLTCGWREGSTPRQRRALEQPLPRFAKQALRQRQRRLRKRGKLLLSGTPDERHQIRIAAKKTRYAAEFFASLFSDGKVRAYVKPLSGLQDVLGGLNDLQVADGLLRQLAEEQSTLQAPASFVRGYLAARAHERLADARGMRQAWRRFKAARLPG; translated from the coding sequence ATGGAAGTCGAACTCAAACTCCTGCTCGATCCGCAGCATGCCGCGCGGCTGCGCGAGCATCCCTTGCTGGCGCACCATGCGACCCAGGAACCGGTGCTGCTGGCCATGCACGACGTGTATGTCGATACGCCCGACCTGCAGCTGTGCCGCCATCAGGCCGGCCTGCGCGTGCGCCACATCGATGGCGCCTGGGTGCAGACCCTGAAGGCGGGCGGCAGCGTGCGCGGCGGCCTGCACAGCCGTTACGAATGGGAGAGTGCAGTGGCGGGAGCGGCGCCGGACCTCGACGCGCTCGACGCGCTGATCAAAGGCAAGCAGCCGGTGCGCGCGCTGCTGCGCCAGGACGCCGTCCGCGCCAATCTGCAAACGGTGTTTGGCACGCGCATCGAGCGCACGGTGTGGCAACTGGCCACGCCGCAGGGCGACCTGGTCGAGTGCGTGCTGGACCAGGGCGTGATCGAACACGGCAGCGCAGACAGCATGCGCAGCGTGCCGGTCAGCGAGGTGGAACTGGAACTGAAGGCGGGCCGCCAGGCCGCCCTGTTCGACATCGCGCTGGCGCTGCTGCAAGAGGTGCCGCTGTGGATAGGCCAGGCCAGCAAGGCCGAACGCGGCTATCGCCTCGCCGCCGGCTTGCCGGTGAAAGCCGTCAAGGCGCAGCCTTTGATATTGAAAGACAAGCTGTCGGTGCAGCAGGGTTTCCTGGCCATCGCCGCCAATTGCCTGGAACAGGTCAGCGCCAACCAGGACGGCGTGGCAAGCAGCGAGGATGTGGAAAGCCTGCACCAGATGCGCGTCGGCTTGCGCCGGCTGCGCTCGGTCTTGTCGCTGTTCAAGCCACTGCTGGCCTTGCCCGAAGACCTGCAGGCCGACCTGGACTGGCTGGTGGCCAAGCTGGGCGCCGCGCGCGACTGGGATGTGCTGGTCCTGGACACCCTGGCGCCTTGCGAGGGCGAGGTCGATGCCGACACCCTGGCGCCCTTGAGCGAGGCCGCGCGCGAGGAAGCCCGCGCCGCCCACGCGCAGGCGGCCGAAGCGCTGGCCGATGTGCGCTACACGCGGCTGATGCTGGGCCTGCAGCGCTGGCTGCTCACGTGTGGCTGGCGCGAGGGCAGCACGCCGCGTCAGCGCCGGGCACTGGAGCAACCCTTGCCGCGCTTTGCAAAACAGGCCTTGCGCCAGCGCCAGCGCCGCCTGCGCAAGCGCGGCAAGCTGCTGCTCAGCGGCACGCCCGATGAACGCCATCAGATCAGGATCGCCGCCAAGAAGACGCGCTACGCGGCCGAGTTCTTTGCCTCGTTGTTCAGCGACGGCAAGGTGCGTGCGTATGTCAAACCATTGTCGGGCTTGCAGGATGTGCTGGGTGGCTTGAATGACTTGCAGGTGGCCGACGGCTTGCTGCGGCAATTGGCCGAAGAGCAGTCGACGCTGCAGGCGCCAGCGTCGTTCGTGCGCGGCTACCTGGCGGCGCGCGCCCACGAACGACTGGCCGATGCGCGCGGCATGCGGCAGGCCTGGCGGCGCTTCAAGGCGGCGCGCCTGCCAGGTTGA
- a CDS encoding triple tyrosine motif-containing protein, translating to MLFRLPRRLLAVSLAALHLSCVAAAPAPAPLLSDYSHSAWGAVQGAPVDVLKFAQGQDGWLWIATATGLYRYDGVHFERSDSVYGHRLPSSNVLGLAATPDGAIWVGYRLGGLTVFREKGARTYGEADGLPTGAVFHIEQAPDGAIWVGTRDGAARLAPGAQRFEAQGENVGLPTRRVYQVLFGRDGTQWMGTMHGVFFRQPGQARFSHAWPRTMLTSMGEAPDGAIWAVDNQNRYFRVRTTEPPGKGPLKPDALGNGIRFDRAGTMWLFNPDGIERKFVPGGPSLPAQRLTRQNGISGPLPQSSFQDREGNLWFGTSAGLDRLRPNRLKTLPVDVPFDHPGMLPGPNGDVWIGDYVGDIRSFTADGVKKVELKGQLAASHWAPDGTLWLGNELGLHHRAVNGAFTPVALPPGVAGLDPQALQQDRAGNLWASFSGGGLFRRTSGTWIKDGGLSGLPAALATAMAMDGQGTVWLGHADNSISLVGDGQHAGAVRRLGEADGLQVGTVLQLYRDGDAMWAGGEHGVALYRGGRFHALRGAHGEPFRGVSGMVRLPGGDLWLHGADGIDHIGAASLTAWIKDGTAVEAERFNALDGLQGHAAQLRPVPTLIRAPDGKLWFSTAATIAILDPAQIRRNPLPPPVQIVTVQADGAPYRPDAGKPLHLPQGSKNLQIGFTALSLSMPERVRLRYRLTGVDAGWQEPIGRREAYYTNLAPGSYRFEVTAANEDGVWNTQAATLDIVIAPTFVQTPWFKVLLALGGALLLYGLYVLRIRRLKRGMHERLQERLQERLAERSRIARSLHDTLLQSVQGLILSFHAHAHMLPQGTRERARLDGTLNLADQLLIEGRDQIMDLRAVAPPDELPLALQEFGKGLAQHRAHAFTVRVSGVCRRLLPCVHDEIYAIAREALFNASRYAEAAHIVLELDYAEQAFTLRVRDDGCGLDDAVAQAGRPGHWGLVGMRERAASIGATLNLGSRPGAGTEIEVIVPGQLAY from the coding sequence ATGCTTTTTCGCTTGCCGCGCCGCCTGCTCGCCGTTTCCCTGGCGGCGCTCCATCTGTCCTGCGTGGCGGCCGCGCCGGCGCCTGCGCCGCTGCTGTCCGACTACAGCCATAGCGCCTGGGGCGCGGTGCAGGGTGCGCCGGTCGATGTGCTGAAATTTGCGCAGGGCCAGGACGGCTGGCTGTGGATCGCCACCGCGACCGGCTTGTACCGCTACGATGGCGTGCATTTCGAACGCAGCGACAGCGTCTACGGCCACCGCCTGCCCTCGTCGAATGTGCTGGGCCTGGCGGCAACGCCTGATGGCGCGATCTGGGTCGGCTACCGCCTGGGCGGCTTGACGGTGTTTCGGGAGAAAGGCGCGCGCACCTACGGCGAGGCCGACGGCTTGCCGACGGGCGCCGTGTTCCATATCGAGCAGGCGCCCGATGGCGCCATCTGGGTCGGCACGCGCGATGGCGCGGCGCGGCTGGCGCCGGGGGCGCAGCGCTTCGAGGCGCAAGGCGAGAACGTGGGGCTGCCGACGCGGCGCGTGTACCAGGTGCTGTTCGGCCGCGACGGCACGCAGTGGATGGGCACCATGCATGGCGTGTTTTTCCGCCAGCCGGGCCAGGCGCGCTTTTCCCACGCCTGGCCGCGCACCATGCTCACCAGCATGGGCGAAGCGCCCGATGGCGCGATCTGGGCGGTCGACAACCAGAACCGGTATTTCCGCGTGCGCACCACCGAACCGCCAGGCAAGGGGCCGCTCAAGCCCGACGCCCTCGGCAACGGCATCCGTTTCGACCGCGCCGGCACCATGTGGCTGTTCAACCCGGACGGCATCGAGCGCAAGTTCGTGCCTGGCGGCCCCAGCCTGCCGGCGCAGCGCCTGACGCGGCAGAACGGCATCAGCGGCCCGCTGCCGCAATCGAGCTTCCAGGACCGCGAAGGCAATCTGTGGTTCGGCACCTCGGCCGGGCTGGACCGTTTGCGGCCGAACCGCCTGAAGACCTTGCCGGTCGACGTGCCGTTCGACCATCCCGGCATGCTGCCGGGGCCGAACGGCGATGTCTGGATCGGCGACTATGTGGGCGACATCCGCAGCTTTACGGCCGATGGCGTCAAAAAAGTCGAGTTGAAGGGGCAACTGGCGGCCAGCCACTGGGCGCCCGATGGCACTTTATGGCTGGGCAATGAGCTGGGCCTGCATCACCGCGCCGTGAATGGCGCTTTCACGCCGGTGGCGCTGCCGCCGGGTGTCGCCGGCCTCGACCCGCAGGCGCTGCAGCAGGACCGCGCGGGCAACTTGTGGGCCTCGTTCTCGGGCGGCGGGCTGTTTCGCCGCACCAGCGGCACATGGATCAAGGATGGCGGCCTGTCCGGCCTGCCCGCGGCGCTGGCCACGGCCATGGCAATGGACGGGCAAGGCACGGTCTGGCTGGGCCACGCCGACAACAGCATCAGCCTGGTCGGCGACGGCCAGCATGCGGGCGCCGTCAGGCGCCTCGGTGAAGCCGACGGCTTGCAAGTGGGCACGGTGCTGCAGCTGTACCGCGATGGCGACGCCATGTGGGCCGGCGGCGAGCATGGCGTGGCGCTGTACCGCGGCGGCCGTTTCCATGCGCTGCGCGGCGCGCATGGCGAACCGTTTCGCGGCGTGTCGGGCATGGTGCGCCTGCCTGGCGGCGACCTGTGGCTGCATGGCGCGGACGGCATCGACCATATCGGCGCCGCCAGCCTGACCGCCTGGATCAAGGACGGCACGGCGGTCGAGGCCGAACGCTTCAACGCGCTCGACGGCCTGCAGGGCCATGCCGCGCAACTGCGCCCGGTGCCCACGCTGATCCGCGCGCCCGACGGCAAGCTGTGGTTCTCCACCGCCGCCACCATCGCCATCCTCGACCCGGCGCAGATCCGCCGCAACCCCCTGCCGCCGCCGGTGCAGATCGTTACCGTGCAGGCCGACGGCGCGCCCTACCGGCCCGATGCAGGCAAGCCCTTGCACCTGCCGCAGGGCAGCAAGAACCTGCAGATCGGCTTTACGGCCTTGAGCCTGTCCATGCCCGAGCGCGTGCGTTTGCGCTACCGCTTGACCGGCGTGGACGCCGGCTGGCAGGAGCCAATCGGCCGGCGCGAAGCGTATTACACCAACCTGGCGCCGGGCAGCTACCGCTTCGAGGTGACGGCGGCCAACGAAGATGGCGTCTGGAACACGCAAGCGGCAACGCTCGATATCGTGATCGCGCCCACCTTTGTGCAGACGCCGTGGTTCAAGGTGCTGCTGGCGCTGGGCGGCGCGCTGCTGCTGTATGGCCTGTATGTGCTGCGCATCCGCCGCCTGAAACGCGGCATGCACGAACGGCTGCAGGAGCGCTTGCAGGAACGCCTGGCCGAACGCTCGCGCATCGCCCGCTCGCTGCACGACACCCTGCTGCAAAGCGTGCAGGGCCTGATCCTGTCGTTCCATGCGCACGCGCACATGCTGCCGCAGGGCACGCGCGAACGGGCGCGCCTGGACGGCACCCTGAACCTGGCCGACCAGCTGCTGATCGAGGGGCGCGACCAGATCATGGACTTGCGCGCCGTGGCGCCGCCCGACGAACTGCCGCTGGCGCTGCAGGAATTCGGCAAGGGGCTGGCCCAGCACCGCGCGCACGCATTCACGGTGCGCGTGAGCGGTGTTTGCCGGCGCTTGCTTCCCTGCGTGCACGATGAAATCTATGCGATCGCGCGCGAAGCGCTGTTCAACGCCTCGCGCTATGCCGAAGCGGCGCATATCGTGCTGGAGCTCGATTATGCCGAGCAGGCGTTCACCTTGCGCGTGCGCGACGATGGCTGCGGCCTCGATGACGCCGTGGCGCAGGCGGGACGGCCCGGCCACTGGGGCCTGGTCGGCATGCGCGAGCGCGCCGCCAGCATCGGCGCCACCCTGAACCTCGGCAGCCGGCCCGGCGCCGGCACCGAGATCGAAGTGATCGTGCCGGGCCAGCTGGCCTATTGA
- the sodB gene encoding superoxide dismutase [Fe]: MEHTLPPLPYAMDALAPHISKETLEYHYAKHHQAYVTNLNNLIKGTEFENLSLEEIIKKSSGGIFNNAAQVWNHTFYWNGMKPAGGGAPTGAVADAINAKWSSFDKFKEEFTKSCVGNFGSGWTWLVQKADGSVDIVNTSNAGCPLTTGDKPLLTCDVWEHAYYIDYRNLRAKYVETFWGLVNWEFVAGNFA; encoded by the coding sequence ATGGAACATACCCTGCCACCACTGCCGTACGCAATGGACGCCCTGGCGCCGCACATTTCGAAAGAAACGCTGGAATACCACTATGCCAAGCACCACCAGGCGTATGTCACCAACTTGAACAACCTGATCAAGGGTACCGAGTTCGAGAACCTGTCGCTGGAAGAGATCATCAAGAAATCGTCGGGCGGCATCTTCAACAATGCGGCGCAAGTATGGAACCACACGTTCTACTGGAACGGCATGAAGCCGGCCGGCGGCGGCGCACCTACCGGTGCCGTGGCTGACGCGATCAACGCAAAATGGTCGTCGTTCGACAAATTCAAGGAAGAATTCACCAAGTCCTGCGTCGGCAACTTCGGTTCCGGCTGGACCTGGCTGGTGCAAAAAGCCGACGGCTCGGTCGACATCGTCAACACCTCGAACGCCGGCTGCCCATTGACCACCGGCGACAAGCCACTGCTGACCTGCGACGTGTGGGAACATGCCTACTATATCGACTACCGCAACCTGCGCGCCAAATACGTGGAAACGTTCTGGGGCCTGGTCAACTGGGAATTCGTTGCCGGCAACTTCGCGTAA